The following are encoded together in the Bradyrhizobium sp. CCGUVB1N3 genome:
- the flbT gene encoding flagellar biosynthesis repressor FlbT: MALKVELRPHERIIVGNCVITNTDQRARLLIDGENVPILRERDILTPETANTPARLVYLAVQLMYISPDPQSQHGTYFNLVRDIVTAVPSAWPIIEGINNNIMSGDLYRALKDARKLISYEDKLREQFEATHPKTEVKADVNSAA, translated from the coding sequence ATGGCTCTCAAAGTCGAGCTCAGACCGCACGAACGCATCATCGTCGGCAACTGCGTGATCACCAATACCGACCAGCGCGCCCGCCTTTTGATCGACGGCGAGAACGTGCCGATCCTGCGCGAGCGCGACATCCTCACGCCCGAGACCGCCAACACGCCGGCGAGGCTCGTCTATCTGGCGGTGCAGCTCATGTACATCTCGCCGGATCCGCAGAGCCAGCACGGCACCTATTTCAACCTGGTGCGCGACATCGTCACGGCGGTACCGAGCGCCTGGCCGATCATCGAGGGCATCAACAACAACATCATGAGCGGCGACCTCTATCGCGCGCTCAAGGATGCCCGCAAGCTGATTTCCTATGAGGACAAGTTGCGGGAGCAGTTCGAAGCCACGCATCCCAAGACCGAGGTCAAGGCCGACGTCAACTCGGCAGCCTAG
- a CDS encoding flagellin codes for MSGIVLSASVRQNLLSLQSTADLLATTQSRLSTGRKVNSALDNPTNFFTAQGLDNRASDIGNLLDGIGNGVQVLQSANTGITSLQKLVDSAKSIANQVLQSPTGYSTKSTVTSTAITGATASNLLGTAYTNNTVAGTAVLNDNTGTAVNITAATQLVGTAGAASDDLSTAITNGSVLTVNGKTITFDNTVTTSTQDAAGNFTIGIKSGSTLTVGTVLSAIDTITGTGTASTVASGKLTLSTGTTSDLTISGSGNVLAALGLTAGTTARVPPAISGQTLTIAATGGGTATSITFGTGTGQVSTLNGLNSALAANNLQASIDSTGVISITTTNDAASSTIGTVGGTAITSAGPFHSATVSAPVADPTSQAQRASLVAQYNNVLAQINTTAQDASFNGVNLLNGDTLKLTFNETGKSTLSITGVTFNTAGLGISNLTSGTDFLDNASANKALTVLNAASTTLRSEASTLGSNLSVVQIRQDFNKNLINVLQTGSSNLTLADTNEEAANSQALSTRQSIAVSALSLANQSQQSVLQLLR; via the coding sequence ATGTCCGGTATCGTTCTCTCCGCATCGGTTCGTCAGAACCTGCTCTCCCTCCAGTCCACCGCCGACCTCCTCGCCACCACCCAGTCCCGTCTGTCGACTGGCCGGAAGGTGAACTCGGCTCTCGACAATCCGACCAACTTCTTCACCGCCCAGGGCCTCGACAACCGCGCCAGCGACATCGGCAACCTGCTCGATGGCATTGGCAACGGCGTCCAGGTGCTGCAGTCCGCCAACACCGGCATCACCTCGCTGCAGAAGCTGGTCGACAGTGCCAAGTCGATCGCCAACCAGGTGCTGCAGAGCCCGACGGGCTACTCCACGAAGTCGACCGTGACCTCGACCGCGATCACGGGTGCAACCGCCAGCAACCTGCTGGGCACCGCCTACACCAACAACACGGTCGCCGGCACTGCCGTGCTGAACGACAACACCGGCACTGCGGTCAATATCACAGCAGCCACCCAGCTGGTTGGCACCGCGGGTGCGGCGTCCGACGACCTTAGCACCGCCATCACCAACGGTTCGGTCCTGACGGTCAACGGCAAGACCATCACGTTCGACAACACCGTGACCACTTCGACCCAGGATGCCGCCGGCAACTTCACCATCGGCATCAAGTCGGGCAGCACCTTGACGGTGGGCACCGTGCTTTCCGCGATCGACACCATCACCGGGACCGGCACGGCTTCGACCGTCGCGAGTGGCAAGCTCACGCTGAGCACCGGCACGACCTCTGATCTCACGATCTCGGGTTCGGGCAACGTGCTCGCCGCGCTCGGTCTCACCGCCGGCACGACCGCTCGCGTCCCGCCCGCCATCTCGGGCCAGACGCTGACGATCGCCGCCACCGGCGGCGGCACTGCCACCAGCATCACCTTCGGCACGGGTACCGGCCAGGTCTCGACGCTGAACGGGCTCAATTCGGCGCTCGCGGCGAACAACCTGCAGGCCTCAATCGACTCCACGGGCGTGATCTCCATCACGACCACCAACGACGCGGCGTCTTCGACGATCGGCACGGTCGGCGGCACGGCCATTACAAGCGCCGGTCCGTTCCACAGCGCCACCGTGTCGGCTCCGGTCGCCGATCCGACCTCGCAGGCCCAGCGTGCAAGCCTGGTTGCGCAGTACAACAACGTGCTCGCGCAGATCAACACGACGGCGCAGGATGCGTCCTTCAACGGCGTGAACCTGCTGAACGGCGACACGCTGAAGCTGACGTTCAACGAAACTGGCAAGTCGACGCTGAGCATCACCGGTGTGACCTTCAACACCGCCGGTCTCGGCATCTCGAACCTCACCTCGGGCACCGACTTCCTGGACAACGCTTCGGCCAACAAGGCGCTGACCGTGCTCAATGCGGCCAGCACCACACTGCGCTCGGAAGCATCGACGCTGGGTTCGAACCTGTCGGTCGTGCAGATCCGCCAGGACTTCAACAAGAACCTGATCAACGTCCTGCAGACCGGCTCGTCCAACCTGACGCTGGCCGACACCAACGAGGAAGCGGCCAACAGCCAGGCGCTGTCGACCCGCCAGTCGATCGCGGTGTCCGCGCTGTCGCTGGCCAACCAGTCGCAGCAGAGCGTGTTGCAGCTTCTGCGCTGA
- a CDS encoding flagellin, whose protein sequence is MSNIVLSASVRQNLLSLQSTADLLATTQERLATGKKVNTALDNPTNFFTAQGLDNRASDISNLLDGISNGVQVLQAANTGITSLQKLVDSAKSIASQVLQSPTGYSPKSNVTSAVITGATPNNLLGTAYTNNTVTGTAVNNDNTSGAQPITAATKLIGTAGAGSNDLGTAITNGSVLTVDNKTITFSTSQTTSTTDSFGNVTIGIGSGSTLTVQTVLSAIDSITGAATASTVNGSGQLVLSTGTTQDLTISGSGNVLTALGLAAGTTARVPPPLSGETLTIGATGGGTATSITFGTGTGQISTLNQLNAALAANNLQATIDTTGHLNIVTSNDAASSTIGTIGGTAAASGQPFYGLTAPAPVADPDSQATRANLVAQYNNVLAQINTTAQDSSYNGVNLLNGDTLKLVFNETGRSTLTIQGVTFNYAGLSLAPLTQTVDFLDTNSANAVLTSLNSASTTLRAEASTLGSNLSIVQIRQDFSKNLINVLQTGSSSLTLADTNEEAANSQALSTRQSIAVSALSLANQSQQSVLQLLR, encoded by the coding sequence ATGTCCAACATCGTTCTTTCGGCATCAGTTCGCCAGAACCTGTTGTCGCTTCAGTCGACGGCAGACCTGCTCGCGACGACGCAGGAGCGCCTTGCGACCGGAAAGAAGGTGAACACCGCGCTCGACAACCCCACCAACTTCTTCACTGCCCAGGGGCTCGACAATCGCGCCAGCGACATCAGCAATCTCCTCGACGGCATCAGCAATGGCGTTCAGGTGCTGCAGGCCGCCAACACCGGCATCACCTCGCTGCAGAAGCTGGTCGACAGCGCCAAGTCGATCGCGAGCCAGGTGCTGCAAAGCCCGACGGGCTATTCGCCCAAATCCAACGTCACGTCAGCCGTGATTACCGGTGCGACCCCCAACAATCTGCTCGGCACGGCCTATACCAACAACACGGTCACCGGCACCGCCGTCAACAACGACAACACGAGCGGCGCGCAGCCGATCACCGCGGCGACCAAGCTGATCGGCACCGCCGGCGCGGGTTCCAACGACCTCGGTACCGCAATCACCAATGGCTCGGTTCTGACCGTCGACAACAAGACCATCACCTTCTCGACCTCGCAGACCACCTCAACCACCGATTCCTTTGGCAACGTCACCATCGGCATCGGCTCCGGCAGCACCTTGACGGTTCAGACCGTGTTGAGCGCGATCGACAGCATCACCGGTGCCGCGACGGCCTCGACCGTCAACGGTAGCGGCCAGCTGGTGCTGAGCACCGGCACGACGCAGGATCTGACGATCTCCGGCTCAGGCAACGTGCTCACGGCGCTCGGCCTCGCCGCCGGCACCACCGCCCGCGTCCCGCCCCCGCTGAGCGGCGAGACGCTGACGATCGGTGCAACCGGCGGCGGCACCGCGACGAGCATCACCTTCGGCACCGGCACCGGACAGATCTCGACGCTCAATCAGCTCAATGCGGCGCTGGCGGCGAACAACCTGCAAGCAACGATCGACACGACGGGACACCTCAACATCGTGACATCCAATGATGCGGCTTCCTCGACGATCGGCACGATCGGCGGCACGGCTGCGGCGAGCGGTCAGCCCTTCTACGGCCTGACCGCGCCAGCCCCTGTCGCCGACCCGGATTCTCAGGCCACTCGTGCGAATCTCGTCGCGCAGTACAACAACGTGCTGGCACAGATCAATACGACTGCGCAGGACTCCTCCTACAATGGTGTGAACCTGCTGAATGGCGACACGCTGAAGCTCGTGTTCAACGAAACGGGAAGATCCACGCTGACCATTCAGGGCGTAACGTTCAACTATGCCGGCCTCAGCCTTGCGCCACTGACCCAGACTGTTGATTTCCTCGACACCAATTCGGCGAACGCCGTCCTTACGTCGCTCAATTCGGCCAGTACGACGCTTCGTGCAGAGGCATCGACGCTCGGTTCGAACCTGTCGATCGTGCAGATTCGCCAGGATTTCAGCAAGAACCTGATCAACGTGCTGCAGACCGGTTCCTCCAGCCTGACCCTCGCCGATACGAACGAGGAGGCGGCGAACAGCCAGGCGCTGTCGACGCGGCAGTCGATCGCGGTCTCCGCTTTGTCGCTGGCCAACCAGTCGCAGCAGAGCGTACTGCAACTGCTCAGGTAG
- the flaF gene encoding flagellar biosynthesis regulator FlaF — MSNSAASAYARVATTTASPRDIEAQTLLKAANKLQDAINSADPLSEQTMQALMFNRKLWTIFLSEAMRDNSPQPLDVRQKIANISVFVLSQTAALQASPQFDHFRPLIEINRNIAAGLSGRP; from the coding sequence ATGTCGAATTCTGCTGCTTCGGCCTACGCGCGTGTCGCTACGACCACTGCATCTCCTCGTGATATCGAGGCGCAGACGCTGCTGAAGGCCGCGAACAAGCTGCAGGACGCGATCAATAGCGCCGACCCGCTCAGCGAGCAGACGATGCAGGCGCTGATGTTCAACCGCAAGCTCTGGACCATTTTTCTGAGCGAAGCGATGCGCGACAACAGTCCGCAGCCGCTCGATGTGCGGCAGAAGATCGCCAACATCAGCGTGTTCGTGCTGAGCCAGACTGCAGCGTTGCAGGCCAGCCCGCAGTTCGATCACTTCCGTCCGCTGATCGAGATCAACCGTAACATCGCGGCCGGTCTGTCCGGCCGGCCGTAG
- the flgJ gene encoding flagellar assembly peptidoglycan hydrolase FlgJ has protein sequence MQTGMINSAPVASSTFSVQSRNGRPDFELASALQKVSPQQQAKAQKTATDFEGMFLNAMFSQMTSGLKGEGPFGDTVGTGVWRSMLTEQYSKNFANAGGVGVASEVYRTLILQQAKTVRTA, from the coding sequence ATGCAGACCGGCATGATCAATTCGGCCCCCGTCGCCTCCTCCACCTTCTCGGTGCAGAGCCGCAACGGCCGGCCCGACTTCGAGCTTGCGAGCGCCCTGCAAAAGGTCTCGCCGCAGCAGCAGGCCAAGGCCCAGAAGACCGCGACCGACTTCGAGGGCATGTTCCTCAACGCGATGTTCTCGCAGATGACGTCGGGCCTGAAGGGCGAAGGGCCGTTCGGCGACACGGTCGGCACCGGCGTGTGGCGCTCGATGCTGACCGAGCAGTACTCGAAGAATTTCGCCAATGCCGGCGGTGTCGGCGTGGCCAGCGAAGTCTACCGCACCCTCATTCTGCAGCAGGCGAAAACCGTCCGCACGGCATAA
- a CDS encoding flagellar basal body P-ring protein FlgI, which produces MPGVRWARLLGAACAALSALAFMAVPASATSRIKDLANIEGVRQNQLIGYGLVVGLNGTGDTLNNIPFTKQSLQAMLERMGVNIRGATIRTGNVAAVMVTGNLPAFATQGTRMDVTVSALGDAKNLQGGTLLVTPLLGADGNVYAVAQGSLAISGFQAEGEAAKIVRGVPTVGRIANGAIIEREIEFALNRLPNVRLALRNADFTTAKRIAAAINDYLGVKSAEPLDPSTVQLSIPPEFKGNVVAFLTEIEQLQVDPDLAAKIIIDERSGIIVMGRDVRVATVAVAQGNLTVTISESPQVSQPNPLSRGRTVVTPRSGVSVTEDGKKFAVVKDGVSLQQLVDGLNGLGIGPRDLISILQAIKAAGAIEADIEVM; this is translated from the coding sequence ATGCCAGGCGTGCGTTGGGCAAGGTTATTGGGGGCGGCATGTGCCGCGCTGTCAGCGCTGGCGTTCATGGCCGTGCCTGCAAGCGCGACCTCGCGCATCAAGGACCTCGCCAATATCGAAGGTGTCCGGCAGAACCAGCTCATCGGCTACGGCCTCGTCGTCGGCCTCAACGGCACCGGCGACACGCTCAACAACATCCCTTTCACCAAGCAGTCGCTGCAGGCGATGCTGGAACGCATGGGCGTCAACATCCGCGGCGCCACCATCCGCACCGGCAACGTCGCCGCCGTCATGGTGACCGGCAATCTGCCGGCCTTCGCGACACAGGGCACGCGCATGGACGTCACGGTGTCCGCGCTCGGTGATGCCAAGAATTTGCAGGGCGGCACCCTGCTCGTCACCCCCCTGTTAGGTGCCGACGGCAACGTCTATGCGGTCGCCCAGGGCTCGCTCGCGATCTCCGGCTTCCAGGCCGAGGGCGAAGCCGCAAAAATCGTTCGCGGCGTGCCGACGGTGGGGCGCATCGCCAACGGCGCCATCATCGAGCGCGAGATCGAGTTCGCGCTGAACCGCCTGCCGAACGTGCGGCTGGCGCTGCGCAATGCCGACTTCACCACGGCAAAACGCATCGCGGCCGCCATCAACGACTATCTCGGCGTCAAGAGCGCCGAGCCGCTCGATCCCTCCACTGTGCAGCTCTCGATTCCGCCGGAGTTCAAGGGCAACGTCGTCGCCTTCCTCACCGAGATCGAGCAGCTCCAGGTCGATCCTGATCTCGCCGCCAAGATCATCATCGACGAACGAAGCGGCATCATCGTGATGGGCCGTGACGTCCGCGTCGCTACCGTCGCAGTCGCGCAGGGCAATCTCACCGTCACGATCTCCGAGAGCCCCCAAGTGAGCCAGCCCAATCCGCTGTCGCGCGGCCGGACCGTGGTCACCCCGCGCAGCGGCGTCAGCGTCACCGAGGACGGCAAGAAGTTCGCGGTCGTCAAGGACGGCGTCTCGCTCCAGCAGCTCGTCGACGGCCTCAACGGCCTCGGCATCGGCCCGCGCGACCTCATCAGCATCCTCCAGGCGATCAAGGCCGCCGGCGCGATCGAAGCCGACATCGAGGTGATGTGA
- a CDS encoding flagellar assembly protein FliX, whose translation MRIYGPNGTTLGAPASQTRRTSSGTFVLPDTSSTQETKSASAPKAAANIDALLALQGIEEDPVERRKRSVARGKTALDVLDDLKMGLLSGNLDASTVMRLRDAAANLKSSSGDPGLDAVLSEIELRVEVELAKAGQA comes from the coding sequence ATGCGCATCTACGGACCGAATGGCACCACGCTTGGAGCGCCCGCCAGCCAGACCAGGCGGACGAGCTCCGGCACCTTCGTGCTGCCCGATACCTCCTCGACGCAGGAGACCAAGTCCGCATCCGCGCCGAAGGCCGCTGCCAACATTGATGCGCTGCTTGCGCTGCAGGGCATCGAGGAGGACCCGGTCGAGCGGCGCAAGCGCTCGGTCGCCCGCGGCAAGACCGCGCTCGACGTGCTCGACGATCTCAAGATGGGACTGTTGTCGGGTAACCTCGACGCCTCGACGGTGATGCGCCTGCGCGATGCGGCAGCAAACCTCAAATCGTCCTCCGGTGATCCCGGCCTTGATGCCGTGCTCTCCGAGATCGAGCTGCGCGTCGAGGTCGAACTCGCGAAGGCCGGGCAGGCCTGA
- a CDS encoding winged helix-turn-helix transcriptional regulator, with amino-acid sequence MKPDVYAANCPTRQILDRVGDKWAVLILLLLRAEAMRFNQLRRTIEGISQKMLSQVLKSLERDGLIKRRAIATVPVTVEYSITQLGLTLAAAVDPLRDWAEENLKDVLAAQRRYDAQQKQEAASRDPVIPAQRRSRCRWRRE; translated from the coding sequence ATGAAGCCCGACGTCTACGCAGCCAATTGTCCGACGCGCCAGATCCTCGATCGCGTCGGCGACAAATGGGCGGTGCTGATCCTGTTGCTGCTGCGCGCGGAGGCGATGCGTTTCAATCAGTTGCGCCGGACGATTGAAGGCATTTCGCAGAAGATGTTGAGCCAGGTTCTCAAGTCACTCGAACGCGACGGATTGATCAAGCGCCGCGCCATCGCAACCGTTCCGGTGACGGTCGAGTATTCGATCACGCAGCTCGGGCTGACGCTCGCCGCCGCTGTCGATCCCTTGCGCGATTGGGCCGAGGAGAACCTGAAGGACGTCCTCGCCGCCCAGCGCCGCTACGACGCGCAGCAGAAGCAGGAAGCGGCGTCAAGAGACCCCGTCATCCCCGCGCAACGGCGAAGCCGTTGTCGCTGGAGGCGCGAGTAG
- a CDS encoding NAD(P)-dependent oxidoreductase codes for MKIAVVGASGRAGSEITKELSRRGHAVTAIARNPEKIASLPNVAPTKGDVLDQAGLAKLWAGQDVAISSVHFLASDPHKLIGAAKDSKVGRYLVVGGAGSLEVAPGVKLVTTPGFPAQYKAEAEKGSAFLDLLRQEKELNWTFISPSALFVEGERTGKFRLGTDQLLADASGKSWITFADYAIALADEIERPSHLRKRFTVGY; via the coding sequence ATGAAAATCGCAGTCGTCGGGGCCTCGGGCCGGGCCGGTTCGGAGATCACCAAGGAACTGTCCCGCCGCGGCCATGCCGTCACCGCCATCGCCCGGAACCCGGAGAAGATTGCCAGCCTGCCGAACGTCGCCCCGACGAAGGGCGACGTGCTCGACCAGGCCGGGCTCGCCAAGCTCTGGGCCGGGCAGGACGTCGCCATCAGTTCCGTCCACTTCCTGGCCAGCGATCCGCACAAGCTGATCGGCGCCGCCAAGGACTCGAAGGTTGGCCGCTACCTCGTGGTCGGCGGTGCGGGCAGCCTCGAGGTCGCGCCGGGCGTGAAACTGGTCACAACCCCCGGTTTTCCCGCCCAATACAAGGCCGAAGCGGAGAAAGGTTCCGCATTCCTCGATCTGCTGCGGCAGGAAAAGGAACTGAATTGGACCTTCATCTCGCCGTCGGCCCTGTTCGTGGAGGGTGAGCGGACCGGCAAGTTCCGGCTTGGGACCGATCAGCTTCTCGCAGATGCGAGCGGGAAGAGCTGGATCACCTTCGCTGATTACGCCATTGCACTGGCCGACGAGATCGAGCGGCCTTCGCATCTGCGGAAGCGTTTCACGGTCGGCTACTGA
- the dksA gene encoding RNA polymerase-binding protein DksA, with protein sequence MNDRQKEYFRLKLLAWKDEILKESKLTLQALQEENVNHPDLADRASSETDRAIELRARDRQRKLIAKIDAALQRIEDNTYGYCEETGEPISLKRLEARPIATLSVEAQERHEKREKVYRDE encoded by the coding sequence ATGAACGACCGGCAGAAGGAGTACTTCCGTTTGAAGCTCCTCGCCTGGAAGGATGAGATCCTCAAAGAGTCCAAGCTCACCCTGCAAGCTCTGCAGGAGGAGAACGTCAACCACCCCGATCTCGCCGATCGGGCTTCGTCCGAAACCGACCGTGCCATCGAACTCCGCGCCCGCGACCGCCAGCGCAAGTTGATCGCCAAGATCGATGCAGCGCTTCAGCGTATCGAGGACAACACCTACGGCTATTGCGAAGAGACCGGCGAGCCGATCTCATTGAAGCGGCTGGAAGCCCGCCCGATCGCAACGCTGTCGGTGGAAGCGCAGGAGCGCCACGAGAAGCGCGAGAAGGTTTATCGCGACGAATAG
- a CDS encoding phytanoyl-CoA dioxygenase family protein, protein MTDRDEVRALSAAQIAQFIAQGFVRIDNAFPRELAEQGRAILCRDLPCSEHDPSTWTRPVIRLSGYGNPPFPEIANTPVLHRAFDQLVGAGRWRPRKDIGGTFAVRFPHPDDPGDAGWHIDLSFPGEDCDPNERHDHSAWRANIVSRGRALLMLFLFSDVRKDDAPTRIRVGSHMPMARYLAPAGEAGRSRMVLDEMGADCEIALATGAAGTVYLCHPFLVHAAQQHRGKAPRFMAQPDLPPAEPYRLDRADGDYSPVEIAIRIALGRD, encoded by the coding sequence ATGACCGATAGAGATGAAGTGCGTGCGCTGAGCGCCGCGCAAATTGCGCAATTCATTGCGCAAGGCTTTGTCCGGATTGACAACGCCTTTCCCCGGGAACTCGCAGAGCAGGGCCGCGCCATCTTGTGCCGCGATCTGCCCTGCAGCGAGCACGACCCGTCGACCTGGACACGCCCGGTGATCCGGCTGTCCGGGTATGGCAATCCGCCGTTCCCAGAAATCGCCAACACGCCAGTGCTGCATCGCGCGTTCGACCAGCTGGTCGGTGCGGGTCGTTGGCGGCCGCGCAAGGATATCGGCGGCACCTTCGCTGTGCGCTTCCCGCATCCGGACGATCCCGGCGATGCCGGCTGGCACATCGATCTCAGCTTCCCCGGCGAGGATTGCGATCCCAACGAGCGGCACGATCATTCGGCGTGGCGGGCCAACATTGTCTCGCGCGGGCGCGCGCTGTTGATGCTGTTCCTGTTCTCCGATGTCCGCAAGGATGATGCGCCGACGCGGATCAGGGTCGGCTCGCACATGCCGATGGCGCGCTATCTGGCGCCGGCGGGCGAGGCCGGGCGGTCGCGGATGGTGCTGGATGAGATGGGCGCCGACTGCGAGATCGCGCTCGCGACGGGCGCGGCGGGCACCGTCTATCTCTGCCATCCCTTCCTGGTGCACGCGGCGCAGCAGCATCGCGGAAAGGCGCCGCGCTTCATGGCACAGCCCGATCTTCCTCCTGCCGAGCCGTATCGGCTCGATCGCGCCGATGGTGACTATTCGCCGGTCGAGATCGCGATCCGTATCGCGCTCGGACGTGACTGA
- a CDS encoding 2-keto-4-pentenoate hydratase, with the protein MDRILAAAKAIALARRNHAALAPLEVPPRDEAEGYKIQRALHDVLLPHVGSLVGYKIGCTSQVMQDYMQIDHPCAGGVFEKVVYDSRAKLAVSDYVRVGVECEIAVRLMRDLAPGEAPFTAEWVGEAVDAYAPAIEIVDDRYVKWETMGAPTLIADDFFAAGCVLGEAVPRSSVPDLKAVAGRALVNGEEAGKGTGADVLGHPHNALAWLANHLAAEGKGLHAGQLVLTGSLVKTLWLKAGDKVRMELDGLGVVEAKFT; encoded by the coding sequence ATGGACAGAATTCTCGCAGCCGCAAAGGCGATCGCGCTGGCGCGCCGCAACCACGCTGCCCTCGCGCCGCTCGAGGTTCCCCCGCGCGATGAGGCAGAGGGTTACAAGATCCAGCGCGCGCTGCACGACGTGCTGCTGCCCCATGTCGGCTCGCTGGTTGGCTACAAGATCGGCTGCACCAGCCAGGTCATGCAGGACTACATGCAGATCGACCATCCCTGCGCCGGCGGCGTGTTCGAGAAGGTCGTGTACGACAGCCGCGCAAAACTGGCCGTTTCCGACTATGTCCGCGTCGGCGTCGAATGCGAAATCGCCGTGCGGCTGATGCGCGACCTTGCCCCCGGCGAGGCTCCGTTCACCGCCGAATGGGTGGGAGAGGCGGTCGATGCCTACGCCCCCGCGATCGAGATCGTCGACGACCGCTATGTGAAGTGGGAGACGATGGGCGCGCCGACGCTGATCGCGGATGATTTCTTCGCCGCCGGCTGCGTGCTTGGTGAGGCGGTTCCGCGTTCGTCGGTGCCCGACCTCAAGGCGGTCGCCGGCCGCGCCCTCGTCAACGGCGAGGAGGCGGGCAAGGGTACCGGCGCCGACGTGCTCGGCCATCCCCACAACGCACTCGCTTGGCTCGCCAATCATCTTGCCGCCGAAGGCAAGGGCCTGCATGCCGGCCAGCTCGTGCTCACCGGCAGCCTCGTGAAAACGCTGTGGCTGAAGGCCGGCGACAAGGTGCGGATGGAGCTGGACGGTCTTGGTGTGGTGGAAGCGAAGTTTACGTGA
- the flgH gene encoding flagellar basal body L-ring protein FlgH yields MSKFSSAARLRRIALSGTLLATFAFASGCSSIDRLSQIGEQPKLSAIDNPTTQPGYKPVQMPMPKPEVASYNPNSLWRNGSRAFFKDQRANRVGDLLTITVNFTDKANIANETQRSRTAKEDSGITDFIGSKTVTQPLKVLPGRLLTTDSTSSSDGKGSVQRQEALQTNVAAVVTQVLPNGNLVVEGKQEIRVNYEIRELVVAGIVRPEDIQSDNTIDSTKIAQARIAYGGRGQITDVQQPRYGQQVMDVLLPF; encoded by the coding sequence ATGTCCAAGTTCAGTTCCGCGGCCCGCCTTCGTCGTATCGCCCTCTCCGGCACGCTGCTCGCCACCTTCGCCTTTGCGAGCGGGTGCTCCTCGATCGACCGTCTGTCGCAGATCGGCGAACAGCCGAAACTGTCCGCGATCGACAATCCGACGACGCAGCCCGGCTACAAGCCGGTGCAGATGCCGATGCCGAAGCCGGAAGTCGCCTCCTACAATCCGAACTCGCTGTGGCGCAACGGCAGCCGCGCCTTCTTCAAGGACCAGCGCGCCAATCGGGTCGGCGACCTCCTCACGATCACCGTCAACTTCACCGACAAGGCCAACATCGCCAACGAGACCCAGCGCAGCCGCACCGCCAAGGAAGATTCAGGGATTACCGATTTCATCGGCAGCAAAACGGTCACGCAGCCCCTCAAGGTCCTGCCCGGCCGCCTCCTCACCACCGACTCGACGTCATCGAGCGACGGCAAGGGCTCCGTCCAGCGCCAGGAAGCCTTGCAGACCAACGTCGCGGCGGTCGTGACCCAGGTGCTACCGAACGGCAATCTCGTCGTCGAAGGCAAGCAGGAGATCCGCGTCAACTACGAGATTCGCGAGCTGGTCGTCGCCGGCATCGTCCGGCCCGAGGACATCCAGAGCGACAACACCATCGACTCCACCAAGATCGCCCAGGCCCGCATCGCCTATGGCGGCCGCGGCCAGATCACCGACGTGCAACAGCCGCGCTACGGCCAGCAAGTGATGGACGTGCTGCTGCCCTTCTAA